One window of the Lysobacter sp. S4-A87 genome contains the following:
- a CDS encoding MotA/TolQ/ExbB proton channel family protein codes for MLQETTTAATAGGSNAEALQQMSFAHLLQNFDLVGWVVFLTLAIMSILSIYWIVVNFVKNLRLRASSDRVVSTFWETPNAQDAIRFMEEQGRFEPFSKIALDAAQAAAHHQRHEGSRLVESLNRSEFVDRALRQGVTRESSKLEAGLTVLATVGSTAPFVGLLGTVWGIYHALIRISATGQASIDAVAGPVGEALIMTAIGLFVAIPAVLAYNFFTRLNRVTNNKFDTFAHDLHDFFATGSRVGEVVSKR; via the coding sequence ATGCTGCAGGAAACCACCACCGCTGCGACCGCCGGAGGCTCCAACGCCGAGGCACTCCAGCAGATGAGCTTCGCGCATCTGTTGCAGAACTTCGACCTGGTCGGCTGGGTCGTATTCCTCACCCTCGCCATCATGTCGATCCTCTCGATCTACTGGATCGTGGTGAACTTCGTGAAGAACCTGCGCCTGCGCGCCAGTTCTGATCGCGTGGTCAGCACGTTCTGGGAGACCCCGAACGCACAGGACGCCATCCGCTTCATGGAAGAGCAGGGTCGCTTCGAGCCGTTTTCGAAGATCGCTCTCGATGCTGCCCAGGCAGCAGCCCACCACCAGCGCCACGAAGGTTCGCGCCTGGTCGAGTCGCTCAACCGCTCCGAGTTCGTTGACCGCGCCCTGCGTCAGGGTGTGACCCGCGAGTCCTCGAAGCTGGAAGCCGGCCTGACCGTGCTCGCCACCGTCGGTTCGACCGCTCCGTTCGTCGGTCTGCTCGGTACCGTTTGGGGCATCTACCACGCCCTGATCCGCATCAGCGCCACCGGCCAGGCTTCGATCGACGCCGTTGCGGGCCCGGTCGGTGAAGCACTGATCATGACCGCCATCGGCCTGTTCGTCGCAATCCCGGCGGTGCTGGCATACAACTTCTTCACCCGTCTGAACCGCGTTACGAACAACAAGTTCGATACGTTCGCTCACGACCTGCACGACTTCTTCGCTACCGGCTCGCGCGTCGGCGAAGTTGTCAGCAAGCGCTAA
- a CDS encoding pyridoxine 5'-phosphate synthase, with protein MTVLSVNVNKIAVLRNSRGGDEPSVVAAATACLDAGAHGITVHPRPDARHIRADDVYALSELTRHRGVEFNLEGNPFAPARAGYPGFLALCERVRPAQATLVPDGDAQLTSDHGFDFVGDAQSLRPYVDALKAMGCRVSLFADAHTESGREGIGHAAAVGADRVELYTGPFAEAFAAGMADAMTAQFAEAARRAVDAGLGVNAGHDLSQANLGFFLDRVPGILEVSIGHALIGEALYQGIEATVASYLRVLSARSRAATGR; from the coding sequence ATGACCGTCCTGAGCGTCAACGTCAACAAGATCGCGGTGCTGCGCAATTCGCGCGGCGGTGACGAGCCCAGTGTCGTCGCGGCCGCGACTGCATGCCTGGACGCCGGTGCCCATGGCATCACCGTGCATCCGCGTCCGGATGCGCGGCACATTCGCGCCGACGATGTGTATGCGCTGTCCGAGCTGACCCGGCACCGCGGCGTCGAGTTCAACCTCGAAGGCAATCCATTTGCGCCCGCGCGTGCCGGCTATCCGGGCTTCCTGGCGTTGTGCGAACGGGTGCGTCCGGCGCAGGCGACGCTGGTGCCGGACGGCGATGCGCAGCTCACGTCGGATCACGGCTTCGATTTCGTCGGTGATGCGCAATCGCTGCGGCCGTATGTCGACGCGCTCAAGGCGATGGGTTGTCGCGTCAGTCTGTTTGCCGATGCGCATACGGAATCGGGCAGGGAAGGCATCGGTCATGCGGCGGCTGTCGGTGCCGATCGCGTCGAGCTGTACACCGGTCCGTTTGCCGAGGCGTTTGCAGCGGGGATGGCGGATGCGATGACGGCGCAGTTTGCCGAGGCCGCACGCCGCGCCGTGGATGCGGGCCTGGGCGTTAACGCTGGCCATGATCTCAGCCAGGCCAATCTAGGGTTCTTCCTCGATCGCGTGCCCGGGATCCTGGAAGTGTCGATCGGCCATGCGCTGATTGGCGAGGCGCTCTATCAGGGGATCGAGGCGACTGTCGCTTCGTATCTGCGCGTTCTGTCTGCGCGTTCCAGGGCGGCGACGGGGCGGTGA
- a CDS encoding biopolymer transporter ExbD, whose product MAFASKSGGGPMADMNVTPLVDVMLVLLIIFMVTAPPLTYPIEVNLPQKSLNPPPQTREPPPPIRLRIDASGQVYWNDAPQPLTAIENMMEVEVQRDPTNQPMLEIDTSPDADYGILAKVLAHAKNADMDKIGFVQND is encoded by the coding sequence ATGGCATTTGCATCGAAATCCGGTGGCGGTCCGATGGCGGACATGAACGTCACGCCCCTGGTGGACGTGATGTTGGTGTTGCTGATCATCTTCATGGTGACAGCGCCTCCTCTGACGTATCCGATCGAAGTAAACCTTCCGCAGAAGTCGCTTAACCCACCGCCGCAGACGAGAGAGCCGCCGCCGCCGATCAGGCTGCGCATCGACGCTTCGGGTCAGGTGTATTGGAATGACGCGCCGCAGCCGCTCACCGCGATCGAGAACATGATGGAAGTCGAGGTCCAGCGCGACCCGACCAACCAGCCGATGCTCGAGATCGATACCAGCCCGGATGCCGATTACGGCATCCTGGCCAAGGTGCTGGCCCACGCCAAGAACGCTGATATGGATAAGATCGGCTTCGTCCAGAACGATTGA
- a CDS encoding energy transducer TonB, with protein sequence MTQDLEIHARNDDDREGLNWARIAGVTMAIAFHVAALLLLLAPMAPPAQQQQEEDVTFVNLIKPPPPPPPPPPPPPEPPKELKPPPKLTPPQPTPLPPPPDEPPVLVDDPSPVDVAAPPPSPPSPPAPATTIGSSVDPSSKRLNPPKYPPTEARQGVGGTVVLIITIDGQGNVLDVAVEKSSRNRNLDRAAMDAARKWKFNPEMQNGVGVTSRVRVPVDFVPPT encoded by the coding sequence ATGACGCAAGACCTCGAAATCCACGCAAGAAATGATGACGACCGCGAAGGTCTGAACTGGGCGCGTATCGCCGGTGTGACCATGGCGATCGCTTTCCATGTCGCGGCCCTGCTGCTTTTGCTCGCTCCTATGGCCCCTCCGGCCCAGCAGCAGCAAGAGGAAGACGTCACGTTCGTCAACCTGATCAAGCCGCCGCCGCCGCCCCCGCCGCCGCCGCCGCCGCCGCCTGAGCCCCCCAAGGAGCTCAAGCCGCCGCCGAAGCTGACGCCGCCGCAGCCGACGCCGTTGCCGCCTCCGCCGGATGAACCGCCGGTGCTGGTAGACGACCCGAGCCCGGTTGACGTGGCCGCGCCGCCGCCGAGTCCCCCGTCGCCGCCGGCTCCGGCAACGACGATTGGCTCCAGCGTCGACCCGTCCTCGAAGCGGCTCAACCCGCCCAAGTACCCGCCGACCGAAGCCCGCCAGGGCGTTGGTGGCACGGTAGTGCTGATCATCACCATTGACGGCCAGGGCAATGTCCTGGACGTCGCGGTCGAGAAGTCGAGCCGTAACCGAAACCTCGACCGCGCTGCAATGGACGCCGCCCGGAAGTGGAAGTTCAACCCCGAGATGCAGAATGGCGTTGGCGTAACCAGCCGCGTCCGCGTCCCGGTCGATTTCGTCCCGCCGACCTGA
- a CDS encoding biopolymer transporter ExbD, giving the protein MAFSTGNDSGGPMAEINVTPLVDVMLVLLIIFMITAPLMSHKVQVDLPEANLDKRNNEAPPTPPINIAVEDNGNLYWNDEPVTKDLLESRLSIEAQKTPQPQINVRGDKTTKYRIVSEVVQIAQAQGMRKVGFMALKEPR; this is encoded by the coding sequence ATGGCCTTCAGTACAGGCAACGATAGCGGCGGCCCGATGGCCGAGATCAATGTCACGCCGCTCGTCGACGTGATGCTGGTGCTACTGATCATCTTCATGATCACCGCACCGCTGATGTCGCATAAGGTCCAGGTCGATCTTCCAGAAGCGAATCTGGACAAGCGTAACAATGAGGCTCCGCCGACTCCGCCGATCAACATCGCGGTGGAAGACAACGGAAACCTCTATTGGAACGATGAGCCGGTGACCAAGGACCTGCTCGAGAGCCGTCTGTCGATCGAAGCGCAGAAGACCCCGCAGCCGCAGATCAACGTCCGCGGCGACAAGACGACCAAGTACCGCATCGTGTCTGAAGTGGTGCAGATTGCGCAGGCCCAGGGCATGCGCAAGGTCGGCTTCATGGCGCTTAAAGAACCTCGCTAA
- a CDS encoding biopolymer transporter ExbD produces MAVSSFYLSDSRQGEHRAVAQINITPLVDVLLVLLVIFMVAAPALTGRLDMRLPQQTTINRGKPPPPVELRVGSDGGYRLDGTVLTRDQLTPALQELARQNPHAVLKVASDAEADYQGFAWALAEAQRSGLRDIAWE; encoded by the coding sequence ATGGCCGTCTCCTCGTTCTATCTGTCCGACTCCCGCCAGGGCGAGCATCGCGCCGTCGCCCAGATCAACATCACCCCGCTGGTCGACGTCCTGCTCGTATTGCTGGTGATCTTCATGGTGGCTGCCCCGGCCCTGACCGGTCGGCTCGACATGCGCCTGCCACAACAGACCACCATCAACCGCGGCAAACCGCCGCCGCCGGTGGAACTGCGTGTTGGCAGCGACGGCGGGTATCGGCTCGATGGGACAGTGCTGACGCGCGACCAGCTGACACCGGCGCTACAGGAACTGGCGCGCCAAAATCCGCACGCCGTGCTGAAGGTCGCCTCCGACGCCGAAGCCGACTACCAGGGATTCGCCTGGGCCCTCGCCGAAGCGCAGCGCAGCGGCCTGCGCGACATCGCCTGGGAGTAA